The proteins below are encoded in one region of Methanosarcina barkeri 3:
- a CDS encoding acyltransferase → MNSTEFKIHNSSKIYGTSVIGKDTVIMENVILGYPEHRILMEILKQNKEIENFDFPGCTIGPNSMVRAGSTIFSNVKTGKNFKTGHNVMIRENTEIGNNVLIGTNVIIDGNVKIGNNVSIQGNVYIPTNVVIEDNVFIGPCAVLANDKYPIRKKYELKGPFLRKGASIGANATLLPDVEIGEGAMVAGGALVTKNVPAWKLAIGVPARIQELPKDLKELNLI, encoded by the coding sequence ATGAACTCGACTGAATTTAAGATTCACAATTCTTCTAAAATATATGGAACCTCTGTAATTGGAAAAGACACAGTAATAATGGAAAATGTGATTCTAGGATACCCTGAACACAGAATTCTAATGGAAATCCTGAAGCAAAACAAGGAAATTGAAAACTTCGATTTTCCAGGGTGTACGATAGGCCCGAACTCAATGGTAAGGGCTGGATCAACGATATTCTCCAACGTAAAAACCGGAAAAAACTTCAAAACAGGGCATAACGTAATGATTAGAGAAAATACAGAAATTGGAAATAATGTTCTTATTGGAACTAATGTTATTATAGACGGAAACGTGAAAATAGGAAATAACGTCAGTATCCAGGGAAATGTCTACATTCCAACCAATGTTGTTATCGAGGACAATGTATTTATCGGGCCCTGTGCTGTTCTGGCTAACGATAAATATCCTATTCGAAAGAAATACGAATTGAAGGGTCCTTTCTTGAGAAAAGGTGCATCTATAGGTGCAAACGCTACCCTGCTTCCTGATGTTGAAATAGGCGAGGGAGCAATGGTTGCAGGAGGAGCACTCGTTACAAAAAATGTTCCCGCCTGGAAACTTGCAATTGGAGTGCCTGCCAGAATACAAGAACTTCCAAAAGATTTAAAGGAATTGAATCTAATATAA